In Alosa alosa isolate M-15738 ecotype Scorff River chromosome 23, AALO_Geno_1.1, whole genome shotgun sequence, a single window of DNA contains:
- the zic2b gene encoding zinc finger protein ZIC 2b, with the protein MLLDAGHQLSSLGVGTFARHHESQERDLSFMESAHMGAFKLSHDLSPSQSAAFASQAPGYSAAALAHAASYANSSFSSRDFILRSRGFGDTSQNSGQQHPIFNPTANSIHHSHAENQGHLLFPGIHDQHGAHHSSPNMLNGRLGLGEVFSRADQYHQVSNPRADHYNQYGSMGLNISMNMAPHHHPGAFFRYMRQGIKQELVCKWIDPDKHTDRKKGCCQTFSTMHELVTHVSVEHVGGPEQCNHVCYWDDCPRESKPFKAKYKLVNHIRVHTGEKPFPCPFPGCGKVFARSENLKIHKRTHTGEKPFMCEFDGCDRRFANSSDRKKHMHVHTSDKPYLCKLCDKSYTHPSSLRKHMKVHESSSSAPDASPTESSGYDSSTPSSLVSPSSHGNMSPDSVILSGQSNFSEWYVPL; encoded by the exons ATGTTACTGGATGCAGGCCACCAACTATCTAGTTTAGGTGTTGGTACATTCGCCAGGCATCACGAAAGCCAAGAAAGAGACTTAAGCTTCATGGAGTCTGCACACATGGGTGCGTTCAAGCTGAGCCACGATCTTTCGCCGAGCCAGAGTGCGGCATTCGCCTCCCAGGCGCCAGGATACTCCGCTGCTGCGCTCGCTCACGCAGCATCTTACGCCAATTCGTCGTTCAGTTCCAGGGATTTCATCCTGCGAAGCCGAGGGTTTGGAGATACCAGCCAGAACAGCGGTCAGCAGCACCCCATCTTCAACCCAACGGCGAACTCGATCCATCACTCTCACGCAGAGAATCAGGGACATCTACTATTCCCAGGGATACACGACCAACACGGAGCGCACCACAGCTCTCCAAACATGCTGAACGGTCGACTTGGGTTGGGGGAAGTGTTCAGCAGGGCTGACCAGTACCACCAGGTGTCCAATCCCCGGGCCGATCACTACAACCAGTACGGGTCAATGGGACTGAACATAAGCATGAACATGGCGCCGCACCATCACCCGGGCGCGTTTTTCCGTTACATGCGTCAGGGCATTAAACAAGAGCTCGTCTGCAAATGGATCGACccggacaaacacacagaccgcAAGAAAGGTTGTTGCCAAACGTTCAGCACCATGCACGAGCTGGTTACGCACGTCAGCGTAGAACACGTTGGCGGCCCAGAGCAGTGTAACCACGTGTGTTACTGGGATGACTGTCCACGGGAGAGCAAGCCATTCAAAGCCAAATACAAATTGGTGAACCACATTCGCGTGCACACGGGGGAGAAGCCTTTCCCTTGTCCATTCCCGGGCTGTGGCAAAGTGTTTGCACGATCAGAAAACCTGAAGAtccacaaacgcacacatacag GAGAGAAGCCGTTCATGTGTGAATTTGACGGTTGTGATCGCCGCTTTGCCAACAGCAGTGACCGCAAGAAGCACATGCACGTTCACACATCTGACAAGCCATATCTGTGCAAACTGTGCGACAAATCATACACTCACCCCAGCTCCCTCAGGAAACACATGAAG GTCCATGAGTCCTCGTCCTCAGCACCAGATGCATCCCCAACCGAGAGCTCCGGTTACGACTCATCCACACCCTCAAGTTTGGTGTCCCCATCCTCGCATGGCAACATGTCGCCTGATTCTGTTATCCTCAGTGGTCAAAGCAACTTTAGCGAGTGGTACGTCCCACTCTGA